From the Prunus dulcis chromosome 4, ALMONDv2, whole genome shotgun sequence genome, one window contains:
- the LOC117625378 gene encoding uncharacterized protein LOC117625378 yields MDVDLAFATLTVESNNGMCTLELHHGGWFENGVYKKGKVCYLDNIIEDFLSLLDLLKIGRGLGYEVDISQVEQRLEIRCKNLEGGLELVTSDATVVEMVGHIPSNKEAFENVGTKVANEDAVKEVPNEDARAELSNEDIGAHLTIDNEGVELPNEDIGAHVTIDNEGAELPNEDEDADSEIKDSNYEFSENEAEDRPTVGENIADDRTSHGAPGEVSSDGADTSEFDSGSEIDFEGNGRKKIKLPKFKQYRRDVDLKNPEFRLGMKFANKKLLIKAIKELAIIEGREVYGSKISREEGTFAIKTLSLEHQSGRVDKLRQTTSKWLCDRYANKLKLNSDFDLKSFQQDVLEDYKINVTKLQVYRANRLARDLNEGTFKEQYARLWDYVEELKTANKGSTVKIKTQIVKGETVFQRIYVCLAACKKGFLEGCRPVIGVDGCHLKGPYPGQILTTVGVDGNNGYFPVAYAVVDIESKDSWIWFFNLLIEDLGITNEKAWVVISDKQKGLVPAIERVLPTAEHMMCVRHLYSNFRASYIGLALKHILWAAARATTVPWWEAEIEKMKNEDEEAWKWLKKRPAKNWSRSHFESHFKCDLLLNNLCESFNAAILDARDKTILSCLVRIVCDA; encoded by the exons ATGGATGTGGATTTGGCTTTTGCTACATTGACTGTAGAGT CTAACAATGGAATGTGCACTCTAGAATTACATCACGGGGGCTGGTTTGAAAATGGGGTTTATAAGAAGGGTAAGGTCTGTTATTTAGACAATATTATAGAGGATTTTCTGTCCTTGTTAGATTTACTAAAAATTGGGAGAGGTCTTGGGTATGAGGTTGACATTTCTCAAGTTGAGCAACGTTTAGAAATTAGGTGTAAAAATCTTGAGGGTGGACTGGAACTTGTTACATCAGATGCTACAGTGGTTGAAATGGTTGGTCACATACCATCCAATAAG GAGGCTTTTGAGAATGTTGGGACAAAAGTGGCAAATGAAGATGCTGTCAAAGAGGTACCAAATGAAGATGCAAGGGCAGAATTATCAAATGAAGATATAGGGGCACATTTGACTATTGATAATGAAGGGGTAGAATTGCCAAATGAAGATATAGGGGCACATGTGACAATTGATAATGAAGGGGCAGAATTGCcaaatgaagatgaagatgcaGATTCAGAAATTAAAGACAGTAATTATGAGTTCAGTGAAAATGAGGCAGAGGATAGGCCAACTGTGGGAGAGAATATAGCAGATGATAGGACTAGTCATGGTGCTCCAGGAGAGGTGTCATCAGATGGTGCTGACACGTCAGAATTTGACAGTGGAAGTGAGATTGATTTTGAGGGTAATGgtagaaaaaagataaaactgCCAAAGTTTAAACAGTATAGAAGAGATGTGGATTTGAAAAATCCTGAGTTTAGATTGGGAATGAAGtttgcaaacaaaaaactaCTGATAAAGGCTATCAAGGAGCTTGCAATTATAGAGGGTAGGGaa GTATATGGATCAAAGATTAGTAGAGAGGAAGGGACATTTGCTATAAAAACTTTGAGCCTAGAACATCAGTCTGGAAGAGTGGACAAGCTTAGGCAGACTACATCAAAATGGCTTTGTGACAGATATGCAAACAAGTTGAAGCTCAACTCAGACTTTGATCTGAAATCATTTCAACAAGATGTGTTGGAAGATTACAAAATAAATGTCACCAAACTTCAAGTTTATAGGGCGAACAGGCTAGCCAGAGATTTAAATGAAGGTACTTTCAAAGAACAATATGCTAGATTGTGGGATTATGTAGAAGAATTGAAAACTGCAAACAAGGGTAGTACAGTGAAGATTAAAACTCAGATTGTGAAGGGTGAGACAGTGTTTCAAAGGATATATGTGTGCTTGGCTGCTTGTAAGAAGGGATTTTTAGAAGGTTGCAGACCTGTTATTGGTGTTGATGGCTGCCATTTGAAAGGGCCTTATCCTGGACAGATCTTGACGACTGTTGGGGTGGATGGGAACAACGGTTATTTCCCAGTAGCTTATGCAGTGGTTGATATTGAGAGTAAAGACTCTTGGATTTGGTTTTTCAATCTTCTTATTGAAGATTTAGGGATTACAAATGAAAAAGCTTGGGTAGTGATTAGTGACAAACAAAAGGGACTTGTACCTGCCATTGAGAGAGTACTTCCAACTGCAGAGCACATGATGTGTGTGAGACACCTGTACAGTAACTTTAGGGCATCATATATTGGTCTTGCTCTGAAACATATATTATGGGCTGCAGCAAGAGCTACAACTGTGCCTTGGTGGGAGGCAGAAATAGAGAAGATGAAAAATGAGGATGAGGAAGCATGGAAGTGGTTGAAGAAGAGACCTGCAAAAAATTGGAGCAGATCTCACTTCGAATCACATTTTAAATGTGATCTTTTGTTGAATAATCTATGTGAAAGTTTCAATGCAGCCATACTAGATGCAAGGGATAAGACAATTTTGAGTTGCTTGGTGAGGATTGTATGTGATGCTTAG
- the LOC117623751 gene encoding DAG protein, chloroplastic — protein sequence MAMAPSLYLTSKALIPTPRPSLFPPSFQPSFSSLRFNAETRPLTRSVPSKLRVRAVNDSDYSSRRSSSNEQRETIMLPGCDYNHWLIVMEFPKDPAPTREQMIETYLNTLATVLGSMEEAKKNMYAFSTTTYTGFQCTVSEETSEKFKGLPGVLWVLPDSYIDVKNKDYGGDKYVNGEIIPGNYPVYQPKKRRESKFESRRYERRRDGPPPERTRPKQETTPSESAS from the exons ATGGCAATGGCACCGAGCCTCTATCTTACTTCCAAAGCCCTAATACCAACCCCAAGACCCTCTCTTTTTCCTCCTTCTTTCCAACCCTCTTTCTCTTCCCTCCGATTCAATGCGGAGACTCGGCCTTTAACTCGCTCGGTTCCTTCAAAGCTGCGCGTTCGAGCTGTGAACGACAGCGACTACTCGTCCAGGAGGAGCAGCAGCAATGAGCAGAGAGAGACGATAATGTTACCTGGCTGTGACTATAACCACTGGCTTATAGTCATGGAGTTCCCTAAAGACCCTGCTCCCACTAGAGAGCAAATGATTGAGACCTACCTCAACACTCTCGCTACTGTTCTTGGAAG CATGgaagaagcaaagaaaaatatgtatgCTTTTAGCACCACCACATACACTGGATTCCAGTGTACTGTATCTGAAGAAACATCTGAAAAATTCAAAG GATTGCCTGGTGTTCTCTGGGTATTGCCAGATTCGTATATAGATGTTAAAAACAAGGATTATGGAG GTGATAAGTATGTTAATGGAGAGATAATTCCTGGCAACTACCCTGTTTATCAACCAAAGAAACGAAGAGAATCAAAATTTGAGAGCAGAAGATATGAAAGGCGAAGGGATGGACCTCCTCCTGAACGAACACGGCCAAAGCAAGAAACAACTCCATCAGAATCAGCCTCTTGA
- the LOC117625732 gene encoding uncharacterized protein LOC117625732, producing MSLFNTSHYFFFITVFPWTFLIFLSLPLSLSSSSIHDLLISQGLPAGLLPKEVKSYTLSDNGQLQVFLDGPCLTKFENRVFFESVVRANLSYGSLIGVEGLTQEELFLWLPVKDIIVDDPRSGLILFDIGVAHKQLSLSLFEDPPDCKPSSGVLKNHVRKEKAGFEGLR from the exons ATGTCCTTGTTTAACACCAGCCActacttcttcttcatcacagTCTTTCCATGGACCTTTctcatctttctctctctacccctctccctctcctcctcctccattcaCGACCTTCTTATCTCCCAAGGCTTGCCAGCAGGCCTCCTACCAAAGGAGGTCAAGTCCTACACTCTCTCCGACAATGGCCAGCTCCAAGTCTTCCTTGATGGCCCTTGCCTGACCAAGTTTGAGAACAGGGTCTTCTTTGAAAGTGTTGTGAGGGCCAATCTCAGCTATGGAAGCCTCATAGGGGTGGAGGGCTTGACCCAAGAAGAGCTCTTTCTATGGCTGCCAGTCAAAGACATCATCGTGGATGATCCAAGATCAGGCCTCATACTCTTTGACATTGGGGTTGCTCACAAACAGCTTTCTTTATCACTCTTTGAAGATCCACCTGACTGTAAACCCTCATCag GTGTGTTGAAGAATCATGTGAGGAAGGAAAAGGCAGGCTTTGAGGGTCTGAGATAG